One segment of Streptomyces sp. NA02950 DNA contains the following:
- a CDS encoding glycoside hydrolase family 13 protein, which yields MIYQVYPRSFADGNGDGMGDLDGIRARLPYLKELGVDAVWLSPFYASPQADAGYDVADYRAIDPMFGTLHDADAVIRDAHALGLRIIVDLVPNHCSDQHPWFRRAREEGPGSPLRERFHFRPGRGTDGELPPNDWESVFGGPAWTRTENPDGTPGEWYLHLFAPEQPDFNWDHPAVQDEFRSVLRFWLDLGVDGFRIDVAHGLVKAAGLPDLGRAEQLKLLGSDVLPFFDQDGVHTIYRSWRTVLEEYPGERIGVAEAWAPTPERTALYVRPDELHQAFNFHFLGADWDAARMRAVIDDSLAAMRPVGAPTTWVLSNHDVVRHATRYADGDPDRGLRRARAATLLMLALPGSAYLYQGEELGLPEVTELPDEARQDPAFLRTSADGQAGQDGLRDGCRVPIPWSGTQAPYGFGPRAGGPSWLPQPDSWAALSVEAQTGRPGSTLELYREALAARRAHPALGAGESVEWLTAPDGVLAFRRRAHGGGQDLVCTVNTTGEPVTLPAPGRALLSSDGEPPCAEVEFTLSADTAVWWAV from the coding sequence GCCGACGCCGGATACGACGTCGCCGACTACCGGGCCATCGACCCCATGTTCGGCACCCTGCACGACGCCGACGCGGTGATCCGCGACGCCCACGCGCTGGGGCTGCGCATCATCGTCGACCTGGTCCCCAACCACTGCTCCGACCAGCACCCGTGGTTCCGCCGGGCGCGGGAGGAGGGTCCCGGCTCACCGCTGCGCGAACGGTTCCACTTCCGCCCCGGCCGGGGCACGGACGGCGAACTGCCGCCCAACGACTGGGAGTCGGTCTTCGGCGGGCCCGCCTGGACCCGCACCGAGAACCCCGACGGCACCCCGGGCGAGTGGTATCTGCACCTCTTCGCACCCGAGCAGCCCGACTTCAACTGGGACCACCCCGCCGTCCAGGACGAGTTCCGCTCGGTGCTGCGCTTCTGGCTCGACCTCGGCGTCGACGGCTTCCGTATCGATGTGGCCCACGGTCTGGTCAAGGCGGCCGGACTGCCCGACCTCGGCCGCGCCGAACAGCTGAAGCTGCTGGGCAGCGATGTGCTGCCGTTCTTCGACCAGGACGGGGTGCACACCATCTACCGCAGCTGGCGCACCGTCCTCGAGGAGTACCCCGGTGAGCGCATCGGGGTCGCCGAGGCATGGGCCCCCACCCCCGAGCGCACCGCGCTGTACGTCCGCCCCGACGAGCTGCACCAGGCGTTCAACTTCCACTTCCTGGGGGCCGACTGGGACGCGGCGCGGATGCGTGCCGTCATCGACGACTCCCTGGCCGCGATGCGGCCGGTCGGCGCCCCCACCACCTGGGTGCTCTCCAACCACGACGTGGTCCGGCACGCCACCCGCTACGCCGACGGCGACCCCGACCGCGGTCTGCGCCGGGCCCGGGCCGCGACCCTGCTGATGCTGGCGCTGCCCGGCTCCGCCTATCTCTACCAGGGCGAGGAACTGGGGCTTCCGGAGGTCACCGAACTGCCCGACGAGGCCCGCCAGGACCCCGCGTTCCTCCGCACCTCCGCCGACGGACAGGCCGGTCAGGACGGGCTGCGGGACGGCTGCCGGGTGCCGATCCCGTGGTCGGGCACCCAGGCCCCGTACGGCTTCGGCCCCCGCGCGGGCGGCCCGAGCTGGCTGCCCCAGCCCGACAGCTGGGCCGCGCTCAGCGTCGAGGCCCAGACCGGACGGCCGGGGTCCACGCTGGAGCTGTACCGCGAGGCGCTCGCCGCCCGCCGGGCCCATCCGGCGCTCGGCGCGGGGGAGTCGGTGGAGTGGCTGACGGCGCCTGACGGGGTGCTGGCCTTCCGTCGCCGGGCGCACGGCGGCGGACAGGACTTGGTCTGCACGGTCAACACCACCGGCGAGCCGGTCACGCTTCCGGCCCCGGGCCGGGCGCTGCTGTCCAGCGACGGGGAACCGCCGTGCGCCGAGGTTGAGTTCACCCTGTCCGCCGACACGGCCGTCTGGTGGGCGGTGTGA
- a CDS encoding LacI family DNA-binding transcriptional regulator: protein MGGVSAPLPPRLADIAVQAQVSEATVSRVLNGRTGVADATRQRVLAALDVLGYERPVRLRRRSAGLVGLVIPELINPVFPAFAQVIEQVLAGHGYTPVLCTQMPGGATEDELVEQLEERDVVGIVFMSGQHSDTTADPATYLRLAERRVPFVLINGYHESIRAPFVSPDDRAAARMAVRHLAALGHERIGLAVGPARYVPARRKVEGFTAAMGEIFGRSPAEAGESVRHTLFSVEGGQVAASALLDQGCTGVVCGSDLMALGVIREASRRGLTVPRDVSVVGFDDSPLIAFTDPPLTTVRQPVQAMATAAVGALLEEIAGNPVQRTEFVFQPDLVVRGSTARVRRDG from the coding sequence GTGGGCGGTGTGAGCGCACCCCTGCCGCCGCGGCTCGCCGACATCGCCGTCCAGGCACAGGTCAGCGAGGCCACCGTCAGCCGGGTGCTCAACGGCAGGACGGGGGTCGCGGACGCCACCCGGCAGCGGGTGCTCGCCGCCCTCGACGTCCTCGGCTACGAGCGCCCGGTACGGCTGCGGCGGCGCAGCGCCGGACTGGTGGGCCTGGTGATCCCGGAGCTCATCAACCCGGTCTTCCCCGCCTTCGCGCAGGTCATCGAACAGGTGCTGGCCGGACACGGCTACACCCCGGTCCTGTGCACCCAGATGCCCGGCGGCGCCACCGAGGACGAGCTGGTGGAGCAGCTGGAGGAGCGTGATGTGGTCGGCATCGTCTTCATGTCCGGGCAGCACTCCGACACCACCGCCGATCCGGCCACCTATCTGCGACTGGCCGAGCGCCGGGTGCCGTTCGTGCTCATCAACGGCTACCACGAGAGCATCCGGGCGCCGTTCGTGTCCCCCGACGACCGGGCGGCGGCACGGATGGCCGTACGCCACCTCGCCGCGCTCGGCCATGAGCGGATCGGGCTCGCGGTCGGGCCCGCCCGGTACGTTCCGGCGCGGCGCAAGGTCGAGGGGTTCACGGCGGCCATGGGCGAGATCTTCGGCCGTTCGCCCGCGGAGGCCGGGGAGTCGGTCCGGCACACCCTGTTCAGCGTCGAGGGCGGACAGGTGGCCGCGTCCGCCCTGCTGGACCAGGGCTGTACGGGCGTGGTGTGCGGCAGCGACCTGATGGCGCTGGGGGTGATCCGAGAGGCGTCCCGGCGGGGTCTGACGGTGCCGCGGGATGTGTCGGTGGTCGGCTTCGACGACTCCCCGCTGATCGCCTTCACCGATCCGCCGCTGACCACGGTCCGTCAGCCGGTGCAGGCGATGGCCACGGCGGCGGTGGGCGCGCTGCTGGAGGAGATCGCCGGAAATCCGGTGCAGCGCACCGAGTTCGTGTTCCAGCCCGACCTGGTGGTGCGCGGCTCCACCGCGCGGGTCCGCCGGGACGGATGA